The proteins below are encoded in one region of Oryzias melastigma strain HK-1 linkage group LG9, ASM292280v2, whole genome shotgun sequence:
- the LOC112148000 gene encoding kelch-like protein diablo isoform X2 — MGLHHEHGASMEEPERCDLQTAVQSPANHATSTASPINARLSRRPASEAHGDMMFMVGGWMQSDPSFLVERFCPDVNEWRSTAHVFNNRAGVAVAALEGRIYTAGGENNAQRYSSVERYSPDSDCWSTDVAPLSSPRSGVCLVAMDGYLYAAGGHDGFTAVNIVERYDPHTNEWSKQPPMLTRRSRAAAAVLQGHLYVIGGNDGENALSSVERYDPLEGTWSVCSHMLSPRESAGCAAYMGHIYVAGGKDELNLKLCSAERFDPCEMRWSSVKCMRSKRESVSLAVFNGVLLAIGGHDGDSDLKSIDIYDHETNSWRYFGSLKSKHPGGRVAVLRLNTTLI; from the exons ATGGGGCTTCACCATGAACACGG GGCCTCCATGGAGGAGCCAGAACGCTGCGACCTGCAGACAGCAGTCCAGTCACCTGCTAATCACGCCACCTCAACCGCTTCTCCCATCAATGCTCGACTCAGCAGGCGCCCTGCGAGCGAGGCCCACGGTGACATGATGTTTATGG TCGGTGGGTGGATGCAGTCCGACCCGTCCTTTCTGGTTGAGCGGTTTTGTCCTGACGTTAACGAATGGAGATCGACTGCACACGTGTTCAACAATCGAGCAGGTGTAGCTGTCGCTGCACTGGAGGGCAGGATCTACACTGCAGGTGGAGAAAACAACGCCCAGCGATACAGCAGTGTGGAGAG GTACAGCCCAGACTCAGACTGCTGGAGTACCGATGTAGCACCCTTGAGCAGCCCCCGCAGTGGAGTGTGTCTGGTGGCGATGGACGGGTACCTGTACGCCGCTGGAGGACATGATGGCTTTACCGCCGTGAATATTGTGGAGAG GTATGATCCACACACTAACGAATGGAGCAAGCAGCCTCCAATGTTGACCAGGAGAAGCAGAGcggctgctgctgtgctgcagggCCACCTGTATGTGATTGGAGGAAATGATGGTGAAAACGCTCTGAGCTCAG TGGAGCGCTACGACCCTTTAGAAGGTACCTGGTCGGTCTGCTCCCACATGCTGAGCCCCAGGGAGAGCGCCGGCTGCGCCGCGTACATGGGACACATTTACGTTGCTGGGGGCAAAGACGAGCTCAACCTGAAGCTCTGCTCTGCAGAGAGGTTTGATCCTTGTGAGATGAGGTGGAGCTCTGTGAAATGCATGAGGAGCAAGAGAGAGAGT GTGTCTCTCGCAGTATTTAATGGCGTGTTGTTGGCTATTGGAGGACATGATGGAGATTCTGATCTGAAATCGATAGATATTTATGACCATGAAACCAACTCATGGAG
- the LOC112148000 gene encoding kelch-like protein diablo isoform X1: protein MGLHHEHGASMEEPERCDLQTAVQSPANHATSTASPINARLSRRPASEAHGDMMFMVGGWMQSDPSFLVERFCPDVNEWRSTAHVFNNRAGVAVAALEGRIYTAGGENNAQRYSSVESSQRLDTAAPPQPFHSTFLWIYNGLGGRIRPSRYSPDSDCWSTDVAPLSSPRSGVCLVAMDGYLYAAGGHDGFTAVNIVERYDPHTNEWSKQPPMLTRRSRAAAAVLQGHLYVIGGNDGENALSSVERYDPLEGTWSVCSHMLSPRESAGCAAYMGHIYVAGGKDELNLKLCSAERFDPCEMRWSSVKCMRSKRESVSLAVFNGVLLAIGGHDGDSDLKSIDIYDHETNSWRYFGSLKSKHPGGRVAVLRLNTTLI from the exons ATGGGGCTTCACCATGAACACGG GGCCTCCATGGAGGAGCCAGAACGCTGCGACCTGCAGACAGCAGTCCAGTCACCTGCTAATCACGCCACCTCAACCGCTTCTCCCATCAATGCTCGACTCAGCAGGCGCCCTGCGAGCGAGGCCCACGGTGACATGATGTTTATGG TCGGTGGGTGGATGCAGTCCGACCCGTCCTTTCTGGTTGAGCGGTTTTGTCCTGACGTTAACGAATGGAGATCGACTGCACACGTGTTCAACAATCGAGCAGGTGTAGCTGTCGCTGCACTGGAGGGCAGGATCTACACTGCAGGTGGAGAAAACAACGCCCAGCGATACAGCAGTGTGGAGAG CAGTCAACGGTTGGatacagcggctccgccccaaccgttccATTCCACTTTTCTATGGATCTACAATGGATtagggggccggatccggccctccag GTACAGCCCAGACTCAGACTGCTGGAGTACCGATGTAGCACCCTTGAGCAGCCCCCGCAGTGGAGTGTGTCTGGTGGCGATGGACGGGTACCTGTACGCCGCTGGAGGACATGATGGCTTTACCGCCGTGAATATTGTGGAGAG GTATGATCCACACACTAACGAATGGAGCAAGCAGCCTCCAATGTTGACCAGGAGAAGCAGAGcggctgctgctgtgctgcagggCCACCTGTATGTGATTGGAGGAAATGATGGTGAAAACGCTCTGAGCTCAG TGGAGCGCTACGACCCTTTAGAAGGTACCTGGTCGGTCTGCTCCCACATGCTGAGCCCCAGGGAGAGCGCCGGCTGCGCCGCGTACATGGGACACATTTACGTTGCTGGGGGCAAAGACGAGCTCAACCTGAAGCTCTGCTCTGCAGAGAGGTTTGATCCTTGTGAGATGAGGTGGAGCTCTGTGAAATGCATGAGGAGCAAGAGAGAGAGT GTGTCTCTCGCAGTATTTAATGGCGTGTTGTTGGCTATTGGAGGACATGATGGAGATTCTGATCTGAAATCGATAGATATTTATGACCATGAAACCAACTCATGGAG